One Elusimicrobiaceae bacterium genomic window carries:
- a CDS encoding iron ABC transporter permease has protein sequence VLMALLAGGALAGSGAVMQGALRNPLADPYILGTSAGAAVGFMLAALAGLTNGSPLFYLVTGLGAFFATAASYFLARVKGRAPGVNLLLAGVIVNSFLGAVILLLFTVLRNEGFSVLIFMMGSVTEGNGPLWVYAGLLFVLGAVAGYLPARAIDTLALGEDKAFALGVNPEKLKLLMFGSAALMTAAAVAVSGVIGFAGLIVPHAMRIFMGPGHKKLFPASVLCGAAFLAAMDAIARSVAAPAEIPVGILTALCGAPFFLYVMRKQCGEYRF, from the coding sequence GTTTTGATGGCGTTATTGGCGGGGGGGGCTTTGGCGGGATCCGGTGCGGTTATGCAGGGCGCGTTGCGGAACCCGCTGGCGGATCCTTACATATTAGGCACTTCGGCGGGCGCGGCGGTGGGTTTTATGCTGGCGGCGCTGGCGGGACTGACGAACGGTTCGCCGCTGTTTTATCTGGTTACCGGGCTGGGCGCGTTTTTTGCCACTGCGGCCAGTTATTTCCTGGCGCGGGTGAAAGGCCGCGCGCCGGGCGTTAATCTTCTGCTGGCCGGGGTGATTGTAAACAGTTTTCTGGGCGCGGTGATACTGCTGCTCTTTACCGTTTTGCGCAACGAAGGTTTTTCGGTTCTGATATTCATGATGGGCAGCGTGACCGAAGGCAACGGGCCGTTGTGGGTGTATGCGGGTCTGCTGTTTGTTCTGGGCGCGGTTGCCGGGTATCTGCCCGCGCGCGCGATAGACACGCTCGCCCTGGGCGAGGACAAGGCTTTTGCGCTGGGCGTTAATCCTGAAAAACTGAAACTGCTGATGTTCGGGTCGGCCGCGCTTATGACCGCGGCGGCGGTCGCCGTAAGCGGAGTGATCGGGTTTGCGGGGCTGATTGTTCCGCATGCGATGCGGATTTTCATGGGGCCGGGGCATAAAAAACTGTTTCCGGCATCGGTTTTGTGCGGAGCGGCGTTTCTGGCGGCGATGGACGCAATCGCCCGCAGCGTCGCCGCGCCGGCTGAAATACCTGTTGGTATTCTGACTGCGCTTTGCGGCGCGCCTTTTTTCCTTTATGTGATGCGGAAACAGTGCGGGGAGTACCGGTTCTGA
- a CDS encoding ABC transporter ATP-binding protein, with amino-acid sequence MGILRARNLCFAYSAVPVLKNVSFRLEKGAFLAVTGPNGSGKSTLLKLLAGLLAPQSGEALLKGTPVAAYSPRARASIAALVPASMQMPFDFTVYETVFMGRAPKMGWWGGARESDSRAVESAILQLGLASLRNRAVNSLSSGEQQKVFIAQALAQEPEILFLDEPTSHLDITCQTGVFELLESLSESGVAIVAVTHDIALAARYCNEILLLKDGSVYAQGSPAAVITETALTDVYGIRAELRHAKAGISIDIIGTSDGVFAD; translated from the coding sequence ATGGGAATACTGCGCGCCAGGAATCTGTGTTTTGCCTACAGCGCGGTTCCGGTGCTGAAAAATGTCAGTTTCCGGCTTGAAAAAGGCGCGTTTCTGGCGGTTACCGGTCCGAACGGGTCGGGCAAAAGCACGCTGCTTAAACTGTTGGCGGGCCTGCTCGCGCCGCAAAGCGGAGAAGCGCTGTTGAAAGGAACACCGGTTGCCGCATACAGTCCGCGCGCCCGGGCCAGTATCGCCGCGCTGGTACCGGCTTCCATGCAGATGCCTTTTGATTTTACCGTGTATGAAACGGTTTTCATGGGTCGCGCCCCTAAAATGGGATGGTGGGGCGGCGCGCGTGAAAGCGACAGCCGGGCTGTTGAATCCGCTATTTTGCAACTGGGGCTTGCCAGCCTGCGGAACCGGGCGGTCAATTCACTTTCCAGCGGCGAACAGCAGAAAGTTTTTATTGCGCAGGCGCTGGCTCAGGAGCCGGAAATTCTGTTTCTTGACGAACCCACTTCGCACCTGGACATCACCTGCCAGACGGGCGTTTTTGAGCTGCTGGAAAGTCTTTCGGAAAGCGGGGTCGCCATTGTGGCGGTAACCCATGATATCGCGCTGGCCGCCAGATACTGCAATGAAATTCTGCTGCTTAAGGACGGGTCTGTTTACGCGCAGGGCAGTCCCGCGGCGGTTATAACCGAAACCGCTTTAACTGATGTTTACGGAATTCGCGCCGAACTGCGCCATGCCAAAGCCGGTATTTCCATTGATATTATAGGTACTTCCGATGGTGTTTTCGCGGATTAA
- a CDS encoding TetR/AcrR family transcriptional regulator yields MSSAEENLKPREIREKLLHAAFELIAEKGIDAVSVREIVERVNVSKPVLYYYFKDKEDLCAQLFAEVKIHVDELYAERKASGLSLREIIEGKFRHEIEDMRRTPQISKLIIRTIGNDNRDRLGQLLCDIQNTGRNMMLKILGEAEANGEIRKGSAQTIEFMVHAVSLNLLFMSSHGKMSDIPGDFPERMTQLILNGVQP; encoded by the coding sequence ATGTCTTCAGCGGAAGAAAATTTAAAACCACGCGAGATACGCGAGAAACTGCTCCATGCGGCTTTTGAGCTGATAGCGGAGAAAGGCATTGACGCAGTATCCGTGCGGGAAATTGTGGAACGGGTGAATGTTTCCAAACCCGTGCTGTACTACTATTTTAAGGATAAGGAAGACCTTTGCGCCCAGCTGTTTGCCGAAGTGAAAATTCATGTTGATGAACTGTACGCCGAGCGCAAGGCATCGGGCCTCAGCCTGCGGGAAATCATAGAAGGCAAGTTCCGCCATGAAATTGAGGATATGCGCAGAACTCCTCAAATCTCCAAGCTGATTATACGCACCATAGGCAATGATAACAGGGACCGGCTTGGCCAGCTGCTCTGCGATATCCAAAACACCGGGCGGAACATGATGCTCAAGATTCTGGGCGAGGCGGAAGCCAACGGCGAGATCCGCAAAGGCAGTGCGCAGACGATCGAGTTTATGGTGCACGCCGTATCGTTGAACCTGCTTTTCATGTCTTCGCACGGGAAAATGAGCGATATCCCCGGCGATTTTCCCGAACGCATGACCCAGCTGATTTTGAATGGAGTGCAGCCTTGA
- a CDS encoding TolC family protein, translated as MKPIHALSVLLLFVPAITAKDLPVQDISIEQAVVLALENNTSVVDAQYTSDIYEAQIREYKSYAYPSVTLSAGYTRNLKKSAFFMAGQKIYTSNDNAYSGNIQLDQIVWGGGKVRAAIKMSEILSEQGQTNTEILRRQVARSVRQICYNIMAASATVEIESEAYTLANLHLDEMREKFDKGLVGDIEVTRQEVEVSNKVPAVIEAENLVETGLLSLNTLLGRDPQNPINITDTITKTLAPEPELDELYALALQNRTELKASKLAIEMAKAQMKLKKGGFYPDIYAFMLSGYSASTDKLTPDSNEYNFSTSAGLNLSYPLFQSGRTVAQVKQADLAYQQSIEDDANLVRQVKSEVKQAWLDYRQALRRVNSQLKSTEQARKVVHSDNLRYLQGLASQLELNDATLALNKAQLYYVTAMRDAFVALAQIKWATGE; from the coding sequence ATGAAACCCATACACGCATTGTCGGTTTTGCTGTTATTTGTTCCCGCCATTACAGCGAAGGATTTGCCTGTGCAGGATATTAGTATTGAACAGGCCGTTGTTCTGGCGCTTGAAAACAACACCTCGGTTGTTGACGCGCAGTACACGAGCGATATTTACGAGGCGCAGATCAGGGAATACAAATCCTATGCCTATCCGTCGGTAACGCTGAGCGCCGGGTATACCCGCAATCTGAAAAAATCAGCTTTTTTCATGGCGGGCCAGAAGATTTACACTTCGAACGACAATGCCTATTCCGGCAACATTCAGCTGGACCAGATCGTCTGGGGCGGCGGCAAGGTCAGGGCGGCGATAAAGATGTCGGAAATCCTGTCGGAACAGGGGCAGACCAATACCGAGATTTTAAGGCGCCAGGTGGCGCGGAGCGTGCGGCAGATCTGCTACAACATCATGGCGGCGTCCGCCACGGTGGAAATAGAAAGCGAGGCTTACACGCTGGCCAATCTGCATCTTGATGAAATGCGCGAGAAATTCGACAAAGGGCTTGTAGGCGATATAGAAGTCACCCGGCAGGAAGTGGAGGTTTCCAACAAGGTTCCTGCTGTCATTGAGGCCGAAAACCTCGTGGAAACAGGGCTGTTGAGCCTTAACACCCTGCTCGGGCGCGACCCGCAGAACCCTATCAATATAACCGACACCATAACGAAAACCCTTGCGCCGGAACCGGAACTGGACGAACTTTACGCGCTTGCGCTGCAGAACCGGACCGAGCTGAAAGCGTCGAAGCTGGCGATCGAAATGGCGAAAGCCCAGATGAAACTGAAAAAAGGCGGTTTTTATCCGGACATCTATGCTTTCATGCTGAGCGGCTACAGTGCCAGCACAGACAAGCTTACGCCTGACAGCAACGAGTATAACTTCTCCACCTCAGCGGGATTAAACCTCAGTTATCCGCTGTTTCAGAGCGGCAGGACGGTGGCGCAGGTCAAACAGGCGGATCTGGCCTATCAGCAGAGCATTGAAGATGACGCGAATCTGGTGCGGCAGGTAAAATCCGAAGTGAAGCAGGCGTGGCTGGATTACCGGCAGGCGTTGCGGCGGGTCAATTCGCAGCTCAAATCCACCGAGCAGGCGAGAAAGGTTGTGCATTCTGACAATCTGCGCTATCTGCAGGGGCTGGCAAGCCAGCTGGAGCTTAATGACGCCACTTTGGCGCTTAACAAGGCGCAGCTATACTATGTAACAGCGATGCGCGACGCGTTTGTCGCGCTGGCCCAGATCAAATGGGCGACCGGAGAATAA
- a CDS encoding efflux RND transporter periplasmic adaptor subunit: protein MKAIKTNILALLAGVSVLACAGCGNGNGSSLNDLETSVFTVKTGVAERRTLENSIILPGNAKAWQEAVIFPRAAGKLRQNLLSEGDSVKKDQTIALIERDEVGVVHKPMVVPATIDGVIGMIYQDVGTNVSMQTPIASVVNQTKIRMSVNIPERYLGMVFKGQPASIETAAYPGRVFRGRIYKLSPVVDEASLSTVAEILIDNGAGLLKTGMFGHVSLILKRHDDAVAVPLDALVTEEGQKYVFLADKDNRAVKIAVTAGIETRDYIEIVKGIRPGDRIIVFGLYGLQNGSRIKIVS from the coding sequence ATGAAAGCAATTAAAACTAATATACTGGCACTGCTTGCGGGAGTTTCGGTTCTGGCCTGCGCCGGGTGCGGGAACGGAAACGGAAGCTCTCTAAATGATCTGGAAACCAGCGTGTTCACCGTAAAAACCGGCGTGGCTGAACGCAGAACGCTTGAAAACAGCATTATTCTGCCCGGTAACGCCAAAGCCTGGCAGGAAGCGGTGATATTTCCGCGCGCGGCTGGCAAACTGCGCCAGAATCTGCTTTCGGAAGGCGATTCCGTGAAGAAAGACCAGACGATTGCCCTGATCGAGCGCGATGAAGTGGGCGTGGTGCACAAGCCCATGGTGGTGCCGGCCACCATAGACGGGGTGATCGGCATGATCTATCAGGACGTGGGCACCAACGTCAGCATGCAGACTCCGATAGCGAGCGTGGTGAACCAGACTAAAATACGTATGAGCGTCAATATCCCGGAGCGCTATCTCGGCATGGTTTTCAAAGGCCAGCCCGCAAGCATTGAAACGGCGGCTTATCCCGGCAGGGTTTTCAGGGGCAGGATATACAAACTGAGCCCCGTAGTGGACGAGGCGAGCCTGAGCACCGTAGCCGAAATCCTTATAGACAACGGGGCCGGACTGCTTAAAACCGGCATGTTCGGGCATGTCTCCCTGATTTTGAAACGGCATGATGATGCCGTGGCTGTGCCGCTTGACGCGTTGGTGACGGAGGAAGGGCAGAAATATGTGTTTCTTGCCGACAAGGATAACCGCGCGGTGAAAATCGCCGTTACCGCCGGCATAGAAACCAGGGATTACATCGAAATTGTCAAAGGCATCAGGCCCGGCGACAGGATCATAGTGTTCGGGCTGTATGGTTTGCAGAACGGCAGCCGCATAAAAATAGTTTCCTGA
- a CDS encoding efflux RND transporter permease subunit has protein sequence MKLTHLCIKRPVMTVMMILTIVVLGIFSFVRLGIDLYPNVEFPFVLVNTVLAGSGPEEIETSVTKIIEEGANTIEGIDEMNSYSAEGVSTVMIKFDMEKNVDVAAQDVRDKVAGVQRDLPDGFEPPVISKLEMGAIPVLNIAVYGDRGLVDLTEITRKKIKEQLENVGGVGSVDMIGGRQREIHIVVDPVRLSALNISIKDLKEAVQQQNIEIPGGRVEQESRDYTLRTLGRIKSVRQFNDIVIKTVNSSPIRISDVARVEDTGEYMTDAAYFNGQPCVNVEVVKQSGSNTVEVVRRVKDKLAIITPYLPGGVRYSIVADQSVYIKASVSAVEEHLVLGSIFAALAVLLFLGDWRSTIISSLAIPTSIIGTFTILDLLGFTLNNITLLALTIAVGIVIDDAIVMLENIYRHMDEYGKTPLKAALEGADEISFAVITMSASLLVIFIPLAFMSGIVGRFFKSYGLTIAGAIVISTFVALTLTPMLSSLFLKVKHGAKGRLEKFTDHVNDSLARPYIAALEWALANRWKMILLFIGISLSALPMLKGIGKDFAPQEDTSQFIVNINAPEGTSIRKMQKIMRQLEGEIKTMPHILNLLTTIGISNGFQSASSNQASITVELVDVTKRKEGMAQIMSAVRKLFGKYKELRMSVNVAGGFGGNEKQMEFMISGPDLNKLREYADAVAARLRKTPGFVDVDLSVSFAKPEYTVEIDREKAHGLKVKISDIANALRTMVGGEEDITKYKEGEELYEVRIRAEAEMRNSIETISAMAIPTEDKKLVRLDSVATIKPAFGPTQIEHTARLRRVTVESNLEGVPLNRAYDICRAEFALQNAPKEYVAMPRGKGKELQKMLASFVTAFAMAFIFIYLILAAQFESFIYPVSIMSVLPLTIPFAIITLFISREPLSMFSILGIFMLVGIVKKNSILQIDYTNTLRAKGYKRYDAMLSANKTRLRPILMTTLTIIAGMLPTALSKGAGAEVRGSMAWVIIGGQALSLFVTLLMAPVMYSVMDDFQQWLENKFNIKLRRDQLDFECVERECEREAQKIKDELLKKSQHVM, from the coding sequence ATGAAATTAACCCATTTGTGCATTAAACGTCCGGTGATGACGGTCATGATGATTCTGACCATTGTGGTGCTGGGCATATTTTCTTTTGTCAGGCTAGGCATTGATCTTTATCCGAACGTGGAATTTCCGTTTGTGCTGGTCAATACGGTGCTGGCCGGTTCCGGCCCGGAAGAAATAGAAACCTCGGTGACGAAGATTATCGAGGAGGGCGCCAACACCATTGAAGGCATTGACGAGATGAACTCGTACAGCGCGGAAGGCGTTTCGACCGTGATGATCAAGTTCGACATGGAAAAAAACGTTGACGTGGCCGCTCAGGACGTGCGCGATAAGGTGGCCGGTGTCCAGCGCGATCTGCCCGACGGGTTTGAGCCGCCGGTGATCAGCAAGCTGGAAATGGGCGCGATACCTGTTCTTAATATCGCCGTGTACGGCGACCGGGGGCTGGTTGATCTCACCGAAATCACGCGCAAGAAAATCAAGGAGCAGCTGGAGAATGTGGGCGGAGTGGGTTCCGTGGATATGATCGGCGGGCGCCAGCGCGAAATCCATATAGTGGTGGATCCCGTGCGGCTTTCGGCGCTCAACATCTCGATCAAGGATTTGAAAGAGGCGGTGCAGCAGCAGAATATCGAAATCCCCGGCGGGCGAGTCGAGCAGGAAAGCCGCGATTACACGCTGCGTACGCTGGGCCGCATCAAATCGGTGCGGCAGTTTAATGACATTGTGATCAAAACGGTCAACAGTTCCCCGATCCGCATTTCCGATGTGGCGCGCGTGGAGGACACCGGCGAGTATATGACCGACGCGGCCTATTTCAACGGCCAGCCGTGCGTGAATGTGGAAGTGGTCAAGCAGTCCGGTTCCAACACGGTGGAAGTGGTGAGGCGGGTCAAGGACAAACTGGCCATCATCACGCCGTATCTGCCGGGCGGAGTGCGTTACAGCATCGTGGCGGACCAGAGCGTATACATAAAAGCGTCGGTTTCCGCCGTTGAGGAGCATCTTGTGCTGGGCAGCATTTTTGCGGCGCTGGCCGTGCTTCTGTTTCTGGGCGACTGGCGTTCCACGATCATTTCATCGCTGGCGATACCGACTTCCATTATCGGCACGTTCACCATCCTCGATCTGCTGGGCTTTACCCTTAACAATATCACGCTGCTCGCGCTGACCATCGCCGTGGGCATAGTCATTGACGACGCCATAGTCATGCTTGAAAACATCTACCGGCATATGGACGAATACGGCAAAACGCCGCTTAAAGCCGCGCTGGAAGGCGCCGATGAAATTTCGTTCGCGGTTATCACCATGTCGGCTTCGCTGCTTGTTATTTTCATTCCGCTGGCGTTCATGAGCGGAATCGTGGGCCGGTTCTTCAAAAGCTACGGGCTGACCATCGCCGGCGCGATTGTAATAAGCACTTTCGTGGCGCTTACGCTTACGCCAATGCTGTCGTCGCTGTTCCTGAAAGTGAAACACGGCGCGAAAGGCCGGCTGGAAAAATTCACCGACCATGTAAACGACAGCCTTGCCCGGCCTTATATCGCCGCGCTCGAGTGGGCGCTGGCGAACAGGTGGAAAATGATCCTGCTTTTTATCGGGATATCGCTGTCGGCCCTGCCGATGCTGAAGGGGATCGGCAAGGATTTCGCTCCGCAGGAGGACACTTCCCAGTTCATAGTCAACATCAACGCGCCGGAAGGCACCAGCATCAGAAAGATGCAGAAAATAATGCGGCAGCTGGAAGGCGAGATCAAAACCATGCCGCATATTCTCAATCTGCTGACCACGATAGGCATTTCAAACGGGTTTCAGTCCGCGTCTTCCAACCAGGCCAGCATTACGGTCGAGCTGGTGGATGTGACAAAGCGAAAAGAGGGGATGGCGCAAATCATGTCCGCCGTGCGTAAACTTTTCGGAAAATACAAGGAACTGCGGATGTCGGTCAACGTGGCCGGCGGATTCGGCGGCAATGAAAAACAGATGGAATTCATGATTTCCGGGCCTGATCTGAATAAATTGCGCGAATATGCCGACGCGGTGGCTGCCAGGCTGCGCAAGACGCCGGGTTTTGTGGATGTGGATCTGAGCGTTTCATTCGCCAAACCTGAATATACGGTGGAAATTGACCGTGAGAAGGCGCACGGCCTGAAAGTGAAAATATCCGATATCGCCAACGCGCTGCGCACGATGGTCGGCGGCGAGGAGGATATCACCAAATATAAGGAAGGCGAGGAGCTTTACGAGGTGCGTATCCGCGCGGAGGCGGAGATGCGCAACTCCATTGAAACGATTTCGGCAATGGCGATTCCCACGGAGGACAAAAAACTTGTCCGGCTTGACAGTGTGGCCACCATCAAGCCGGCGTTCGGTCCCACGCAGATCGAGCATACCGCCCGGCTGCGCCGTGTCACCGTGGAATCGAACCTCGAGGGCGTGCCGCTTAACAGGGCTTACGATATTTGCCGGGCGGAGTTTGCGCTGCAGAACGCGCCCAAGGAATATGTCGCCATGCCGCGCGGAAAGGGCAAGGAACTGCAGAAGATGCTCGCCAGTTTCGTGACGGCGTTTGCCATGGCGTTCATCTTTATTTACCTGATTCTGGCGGCCCAGTTCGAGAGTTTTATTTATCCCGTGTCCATCATGTCGGTGCTGCCGCTTACGATACCATTTGCGATTATCACCCTGTTTATTTCCCGCGAGCCGCTGAGCATGTTCAGCATATTGGGCATTTTCATGCTGGTCGGGATCGTGAAGAAAAATTCGATCCTGCAGATTGATTATACCAACACCCTGCGGGCCAAGGGCTATAAACGCTACGACGCCATGCTGTCCGCCAACAAGACCCGCCTGCGGCCCATTCTCATGACCACGCTGACCATTATCGCGGGCATGCTGCCTACCGCGCTGAGCAAGGGCGCGGGCGCGGAAGTGCGCGGCAGCATGGCATGGGTCATTATAGGCGGGCAGGCGCTGTCTTTGTTTGTGACACTGCTTATGGCGCCGGTCATGTATTCGGTAATGGATGATTTCCAGCAGTGGCTTGAGAATAAATTCAACATCAAACTGCGCCGCGACCAGCTGGATTTCGAGTGCGTGGAGCGCGAGTGCGAGCGGGAAGCCCAGAAAATAAAGGATGAGCTGCTTAAGAAATCCCAGCATGTGATGTGA